Proteins encoded by one window of Ralstonia sp. RRA:
- the fliS gene encoding flagellar export chaperone FliS has translation MYAARRAIGAYAQVGIETSVVDANPHRLIAMLFDGARAAVKLAAASIERGDLPTKLRAFDKAISIIGQGLQASLDHKRGGEIAAQLNGLYDYMMRRLVVANGTNDLTMLAEVDGLLASLQEAWLAIGQPGAAAPSNRLSVVS, from the coding sequence ATGTACGCAGCACGCCGCGCCATCGGTGCCTATGCGCAAGTCGGTATCGAGACGTCTGTGGTTGACGCTAACCCGCACCGGCTGATCGCCATGCTGTTCGATGGTGCACGCGCCGCTGTCAAGCTGGCCGCCGCCTCCATCGAGCGCGGCGACCTGCCCACCAAGCTGCGTGCCTTTGACAAGGCTATCTCGATCATTGGCCAGGGCCTGCAGGCCAGTCTCGACCACAAGCGTGGGGGCGAGATCGCCGCGCAGCTCAATGGTCTGTACGATTACATGATGCGCCGTTTGGTGGTGGCCAACGGCACCAACGACCTGACGATGCTTGCCGAAGTTGACGGTCTGCTGGCGTCGTTGCAGGAAGCCTGGCTTGCCATCGGTCAGCCGGGTG
- the fliD gene encoding flagellar filament capping protein FliD encodes MATTTTSSTTSNYVPPISIPGIGTSIDVNTLVSSLMSVESRPLTQLQTQQSSYQTQLSAVGTLKSSLSTFQTALSNLSSLSNYSSMKASGYDTSVLSASVTGSAAASSYAVNVTQLAQSQVLAAQGQTSTTTSIGSGTSTTISFSFGTVSGGSFSSGKYTGSTFTQNGSLPGGSITINSSNNTLAGIRDAINSANLGVSASIVNDGSGNPYRLVLTSTAGGSNSEMKISVSGDSTLSSLLSQDPAGTQNMTEVTTGQNAQATINGIAVQSPTNTLSNVVTGTSFTLAKTGSTTVTVANDPTATTTAVTNFVNGYNALRTQLNSLTNIDTSNAANNGPLAGDVSTKTLINQITDVLGQAVGSGNYQSLGSVGVTMNSDGTLSINNTTLSAAIAASPSQVAGLFAGTGTATDALVNVPTFSDTTQSGSYAVNVTQLATQGSLTGSAAANTTITAGTNDTLAFNISGIAVNVTVPAGSYSAAGLAAQIQSQINASSSLQSAKVTASVSANASGVLSVTDNQFGSISAVSVSGNGASSLFGSPTATNGQDVQGTINGVAATSSGQNLYGATGTAVDGLTVQVTGGALGNRGTVTVQRGYAAQLNTVMTNLLSSNGMVQNETDAINSSLTSIASQITNMQLQLSNKQALYYTQFNALSAAVASMTNTSTYLTTQLAAIANQTKSN; translated from the coding sequence ATGGCGACCACAACGACCTCTTCCACCACCAGCAACTACGTACCGCCGATCTCGATCCCCGGTATTGGGACGAGCATCGACGTCAACACGCTGGTCTCCAGCCTGATGAGCGTGGAAAGCCGGCCACTGACACAGTTGCAGACCCAGCAGAGCTCGTACCAGACGCAGCTCTCGGCCGTGGGTACGCTCAAGAGTTCGCTGTCGACCTTCCAGACTGCGCTGTCGAACCTGAGCAGCCTGTCGAACTACAGCTCCATGAAGGCGAGCGGCTACGACACATCGGTGTTGAGCGCGTCGGTCACCGGCTCGGCCGCGGCCAGCTCCTACGCCGTCAATGTGACGCAGCTTGCGCAATCGCAGGTGCTGGCAGCGCAAGGGCAGACGTCCACCACGACGTCCATCGGTAGCGGCACGTCCACCACGATCTCCTTCTCGTTCGGCACGGTGTCGGGCGGCAGCTTCTCCAGCGGCAAGTACACGGGCTCCACGTTCACACAGAACGGCAGCCTGCCGGGCGGTTCGATCACGATCAATTCGTCCAACAATACGTTGGCCGGCATTCGTGATGCGATCAACTCGGCCAACCTGGGTGTGTCGGCCAGCATCGTCAATGATGGCAGCGGCAACCCGTACCGCCTGGTGCTGACCTCCACGGCGGGCGGCTCCAACTCGGAGATGAAGATCTCCGTGTCGGGCGATTCGACGCTGTCTTCGCTGCTCTCGCAAGATCCGGCCGGCACGCAGAACATGACCGAGGTGACCACGGGCCAGAACGCCCAGGCCACGATCAATGGCATTGCTGTGCAGAGCCCGACCAACACGTTGTCCAACGTGGTGACTGGCACGTCGTTCACGCTGGCCAAGACCGGCAGCACCACCGTGACGGTGGCGAATGACCCGACCGCCACGACCACAGCCGTCACGAACTTCGTGAACGGCTACAACGCGCTGCGCACGCAACTGAATTCGCTCACCAACATCGACACCAGCAACGCGGCCAACAATGGCCCGCTGGCTGGCGATGTGAGCACCAAAACGCTCATCAACCAGATTACGGACGTGCTGGGCCAGGCGGTCGGTAGTGGCAATTACCAGTCGTTGGGCAGCGTGGGCGTGACGATGAATTCCGACGGCACGCTGTCGATCAACAACACCACGCTGTCGGCGGCTATTGCCGCATCGCCCAGCCAGGTGGCTGGCTTGTTTGCCGGCACTGGTACGGCTACGGATGCGCTGGTCAACGTGCCGACCTTCTCGGATACCACGCAGTCAGGCAGCTACGCCGTCAACGTGACGCAACTGGCCACGCAGGGCTCGCTCACGGGCTCGGCGGCAGCCAACACGACCATCACGGCCGGCACGAACGACACGCTGGCCTTCAATATCAGCGGCATCGCCGTCAACGTGACGGTGCCGGCTGGCAGCTACAGCGCTGCTGGCCTGGCTGCGCAGATCCAGAGCCAGATCAACGCGTCGTCGAGCCTGCAGTCCGCCAAGGTCACCGCGTCGGTTTCGGCCAACGCCAGCGGCGTGCTGTCGGTTACCGACAACCAGTTTGGTTCGATCTCGGCGGTGTCGGTGTCGGGCAATGGCGCTTCGTCTCTGTTCGGTAGCCCCACTGCAACGAACGGCCAAGATGTGCAGGGCACCATCAACGGCGTGGCGGCTACAAGTTCGGGTCAGAACCTGTATGGCGCCACCGGCACGGCCGTCGATGGCCTGACCGTGCAGGTGACCGGCGGTGCGCTGGGCAACCGCGGCACGGTGACAGTGCAGCGTGGCTACGCCGCACAGCTCAACACAGTCATGACCAACCTGCTGTCGAGCAACGGCATGGTGCAGAACGAGACGGACGCGATCAACAGTTCGCTCACCTCGATCGCCAGCCAGATCACCAACATGCAACTGCAGTTGAGCAACAAGCAGGCCCTGTACTACACGCAGTTCAATGCGTTGTCTGCAGCGGTGGCCAGCATGACGAATACCAGTACCTACCTGACCACGCAGCTCGCGGCCATCGCCAACCAGACCAAGAGCAACTAA
- a CDS encoding flagellin produces MSLSLNTNISSLQTQQALSESQNALHTSLQRLSTGLRVNSAQDDAAAYAVASSLTTTLNSQTQGIQNSNQAMSYLQTADSYLSQVESNLQRMNQLAVEANNGGLSTTDQANLDKEYQKLATANKNIETNANYNGNKLFDGSVTSTAFQYGQNAATDVTTVSNANLSTFGTLAGTSVTSAANATAAQAAIATDLTNLKAARASLGAQQSGLTSTINTLTSNNTALSAAKSSLIDTDYASETSNMTRQNILQQAGTAMLAQANSAPNSILNLLKG; encoded by the coding sequence ATGTCCCTCAGCCTTAATACCAACATCTCGTCCCTGCAAACGCAGCAAGCTCTGTCGGAATCGCAGAACGCTCTGCACACGTCGCTGCAACGTCTGTCGACCGGCCTGCGCGTGAACAGCGCCCAGGACGATGCCGCCGCTTACGCTGTGGCCTCCAGCCTGACCACCACGCTGAACTCGCAAACGCAAGGTATCCAGAACTCCAACCAGGCGATGTCGTATCTGCAAACGGCCGACTCGTACCTGAGCCAAGTTGAAAGCAACCTGCAGCGTATGAACCAGCTGGCTGTGGAAGCCAACAACGGCGGTCTGTCGACCACCGACCAGGCCAACCTGGACAAGGAATACCAGAAGCTGGCCACCGCCAACAAGAACATCGAGACCAACGCGAACTACAACGGCAACAAGCTGTTCGACGGTTCGGTCACGTCCACGGCGTTCCAGTACGGCCAGAATGCGGCGACCGATGTGACCACGGTCTCCAACGCCAACCTGTCGACCTTCGGCACGCTGGCTGGTACGAGCGTGACCAGCGCCGCCAACGCCACGGCAGCCCAAGCCGCCATCGCCACCGACCTGACCAACCTGAAGGCAGCTCGCGCCAGCCTGGGTGCTCAGCAAAGTGGTCTGACCTCGACCATCAACACGCTGACGTCGAACAACACTGCGCTGTCGGCTGCCAAGTCGTCCTTGATCGATACGGACTATGCGTCGGAAACGTCGAACATGACGCGTCAGAACATCCTGCAGCAAGCGGGTACGGCCATGCTGGCGCAAGCCAACTCGGCACCGAACAGCATCCTGAACCTGCTGAAGGGCTAA
- a CDS encoding response regulator transcription factor: MLNVLIVEPHDIARAGLRQILKDSRLARQIEAVPDLHNTNQDLLAEREWDVMLFSVESATGDEFLTIKAVRQQHARLAVLALGRHPEALLAVRALKAGASGYLPMDASQPQLLAAVNAISKGKKYLPSDLVEVLADNLNVDWDKPRHDVLSDREFQTLRMLGSGRTLSEIAEALQISAKTVSVYRGRVLSKMKLRNNAEVTMYVVSNGLQL; the protein is encoded by the coding sequence ATGCTTAACGTTCTGATTGTCGAACCGCACGATATTGCCCGTGCCGGCTTGCGCCAAATCCTCAAGGATTCACGCCTGGCCCGGCAGATCGAGGCTGTACCCGACCTGCACAACACCAACCAAGACCTGCTTGCCGAACGCGAGTGGGACGTCATGCTGTTCTCGGTGGAATCTGCCACCGGTGACGAATTCCTGACCATCAAGGCCGTCCGCCAGCAGCATGCGCGCCTGGCCGTGCTGGCACTGGGTCGCCACCCCGAGGCGCTGCTGGCCGTGCGCGCACTCAAGGCCGGCGCATCCGGTTATCTGCCGATGGACGCCAGCCAGCCGCAGTTGCTCGCGGCCGTCAACGCCATCTCCAAGGGCAAGAAGTACCTGCCCTCCGACCTGGTGGAAGTGCTGGCCGACAACCTGAACGTCGACTGGGACAAGCCCCGCCACGACGTCCTGTCCGACCGGGAATTCCAGACTCTGCGCATGCTCGGCTCCGGCCGCACGCTAAGCGAGATTGCCGAGGCACTGCAGATCAGCGCCAAGACGGTCAGCGTGTATCGGGGGCGGGTACTCTCGAAGATGAAGCTGCGCAACAACGCCGAGGTGACCATGTACGTGGTCAGCAACGGCTTGCAGCTATAG
- a CDS encoding EAL domain-containing protein codes for MVNALTEGILVCDGQRRVTYANPSAARLLGVPVADLIGRTLPQVVLSAVDEFETPIHDADWPDIDVMAEGLPQLNQIFGLHCQDGRTVWVSSNWTPLYTEGGHAMTAVPAAGSNAGMPPYSVLVSLVDITQIREAQQRIRHLATHDTLTGLLNRSALEDRLEHALAIARRNRTRVSVMFLDLDRFKNVNDTLGHQFGDMLLREVAARLQACAREADTVARLGGDEFVVMLESLDGLGTRRVAERILSAISAPFYIEGQELFLGVSIGIAVAPHDGDDPNTLLRKADAAMYLAKERGRNNFQTFTSDLDDRVSRRFRIESGLRRASDRNEFYADYQPRVDVKSGRIVSVEALIRWNSADFGRMMPGQFIQDAEETGLIVEIDRWILRAACDQLARWRRIGLPQLRMSINLSGQAFSSGQLSTMVRGALSTSGLPGDAVELEMTEGILIRDDPSLHALLTELRAMGVSLALDDFGTGYSSLSYLHRFPIDTLKIDRSFVQDLPHVAERAAITRAIIMMAQAMGMKTVAEGVETAGQLDFLREVGCDEYQGYLLTRPLEPSAVQELVRENVRRCGLREPRLL; via the coding sequence ATGGTCAACGCGCTGACAGAGGGCATTCTGGTGTGCGACGGCCAGCGGCGCGTGACCTACGCCAACCCCAGCGCCGCGCGCTTGCTGGGTGTGCCGGTGGCCGATCTGATTGGCCGCACGCTGCCGCAGGTGGTGTTGTCGGCCGTTGACGAGTTTGAGACGCCGATCCACGACGCCGACTGGCCCGACATCGACGTGATGGCCGAAGGCCTGCCGCAGTTGAACCAGATTTTCGGGCTGCATTGCCAGGACGGGCGCACCGTGTGGGTGTCGAGCAACTGGACGCCGCTGTACACCGAGGGCGGCCACGCGATGACTGCGGTGCCGGCGGCTGGATCCAATGCGGGCATGCCGCCGTACTCCGTGCTGGTGTCGCTGGTCGACATTACGCAGATCCGCGAGGCGCAGCAGCGCATCCGGCATCTGGCCACGCACGACACGCTGACCGGCTTGCTGAACCGCTCCGCGCTGGAAGACCGCCTGGAGCACGCACTGGCCATCGCGCGCCGCAACCGTACGCGCGTCTCGGTCATGTTCCTGGATCTGGATCGCTTCAAGAACGTCAACGACACGCTGGGCCACCAGTTTGGCGACATGCTGCTGCGTGAAGTGGCGGCCCGCCTGCAGGCCTGTGCGCGTGAGGCCGACACAGTGGCGCGCCTGGGCGGCGACGAATTCGTCGTCATGCTCGAATCGCTCGACGGCCTGGGCACGCGCCGCGTGGCCGAGCGCATTCTCTCGGCCATCAGCGCGCCGTTCTACATTGAAGGGCAGGAGTTGTTCCTGGGCGTGTCGATCGGCATTGCCGTGGCACCCCACGACGGCGACGACCCCAACACCTTGCTGCGCAAGGCCGACGCGGCCATGTATCTGGCCAAGGAGCGCGGCCGCAATAATTTTCAGACGTTTACCAGCGATCTGGACGACCGTGTTTCGCGCCGGTTCCGCATTGAATCGGGCCTGCGCCGCGCCAGCGACCGCAACGAGTTCTACGCCGACTACCAGCCGCGCGTGGACGTGAAGAGCGGCCGCATCGTCAGCGTCGAGGCGCTGATCCGCTGGAACTCGGCAGACTTCGGCCGCATGATGCCCGGCCAGTTCATCCAGGATGCGGAAGAAACCGGCCTGATCGTCGAGATCGACCGCTGGATCCTGCGCGCCGCTTGCGATCAACTTGCACGCTGGCGCCGCATCGGGCTGCCGCAACTGCGCATGTCGATCAACTTGTCAGGGCAGGCTTTCAGCTCGGGGCAGCTCAGTACCATGGTGCGCGGGGCGTTGTCCACCAGCGGCTTGCCCGGTGACGCAGTCGAGCTGGAGATGACCGAGGGCATCCTGATCCGCGATGATCCGTCGCTGCATGCGCTGCTGACCGAGCTGCGCGCGATGGGGGTGTCGCTGGCGCTGGACGATTTCGGCACCGGATATTCATCGCTGTCGTATCTGCACCGTTTCCCGATCGACACGCTCAAGATCGACCGCTCATTCGTGCAGGATTTACCGCACGTGGCCGAGCGTGCCGCCATCACGCGGGCCATCATCATGATGGCGCAGGCGATGGGCATGAAGACCGTGGCGGAGGGCGTGGAGACCGCCGGGCAACTCGATTTCCTGCGCGAAGTCGGCTGCGACGAGTATCAAGGCTACCTGCTCACGCGGCCGCTGGAGCCTTCCGCCGTGCAGGAGTTGGTGCGCGAGAACGTGCGCCGCTGTGGGTTGCGCGAGCCACGTCTCCTGTGA